From one Bacteroides intestinalis DSM 17393 genomic stretch:
- a CDS encoding DUF4133 domain-containing protein — MNYELNKGIGESAEFKGLKAQYLFIFVGGLLALFVLFVILYMAGVNQWFCIAFGVISASVLVRLTFHLNGKFGEHGLMKLLARKQHPRYLINRISPRKLFTIKKKNVCVTH, encoded by the coding sequence ATGAATTATGAACTGAACAAGGGAATCGGCGAGAGTGCGGAGTTCAAGGGACTCAAGGCTCAATATCTTTTTATTTTCGTCGGTGGGCTGCTGGCTCTGTTCGTGCTGTTTGTTATTCTTTATATGGCCGGCGTGAACCAGTGGTTCTGCATTGCTTTCGGCGTAATATCCGCATCCGTATTGGTCCGGCTGACTTTCCATCTGAACGGCAAGTTCGGGGAACACGGACTGATGAAGCTGCTGGCCAGGAAACAGCACCCCCGCTACCTGATCAACCGGATCAGTCCCCGGAAACTATTCACGATTAAAAAGAAGAACGTATGCGTAACACACTAA
- a CDS encoding DUF4134 domain-containing protein, translating into MNTKQLVFVAVMLIATGSLYAQGNGSAGITEATKMVTSYFDPGTKLCYAIGAVVGLVGGIKVYNKFSSGDPDTSKTAASWFGACIFLIVAATILRSFFL; encoded by the coding sequence ATGAATACGAAACAACTTGTGTTCGTGGCGGTTATGTTAATCGCCACAGGCTCGCTCTATGCGCAAGGAAATGGATCGGCCGGTATCACGGAAGCGACGAAAATGGTCACAAGCTACTTCGATCCGGGAACGAAATTGTGCTACGCGATCGGAGCTGTGGTAGGTCTGGTCGGCGGGATTAAGGTGTACAACAAGTTCAGCTCCGGCGATCCGGATACCTCGAAAACGGCGGCGAGCTGGTTTGGTGCGTGTATCTTTTTAATCGTGGCTGCCACTATTCTTCGTTCATTCTTTCTCTAA
- a CDS encoding DUF3408 domain-containing protein, with translation MGNERKKINLTDIDENSIVASFKEGRPADGQAQAAGNKGQSGEESGYVRLFIHESPVCARLGKTIYLRKEFHERIQRIVQTIGNNEMSIFSYVDNVLEQHFAAYQDEITKEYRKRSTELF, from the coding sequence ATGGGAAACGAACGGAAAAAAATAAACCTGACGGACATTGACGAGAACTCCATAGTCGCCTCGTTCAAGGAAGGCCGGCCGGCGGACGGGCAGGCGCAAGCAGCCGGGAATAAGGGACAGTCCGGTGAAGAGAGCGGATATGTCCGTCTGTTCATCCACGAGTCACCGGTCTGCGCACGGCTTGGCAAGACAATCTATCTTCGTAAGGAGTTTCATGAACGGATTCAGAGGATCGTCCAGACAATCGGGAACAACGAGATGTCCATTTTCAGCTATGTGGACAATGTGCTGGAACAGCACTTTGCCGCCTATCAGGACGAGATCACGAAGGAATACAGAAAACGAAGTACCGAACTGTTTTAA
- a CDS encoding ParA family protein, with protein sequence MTVLVASYLHYVKGMNVAVVDCDYPQHSIAEMRKRDLKTVMEDEHYKLMAYRQLQRIRKKAYPIAESTAEDAVTKADELLEKMPETDIVFFDLPGTVNSTGVLNTLVNMDYVFSPIAADRVVMESTLRFASRLNDTLIATGKTNIKGLYLLWNMVDGREKSELYKVYEQVIGELGLKVLKTFLPDSKRFRRELTGGHRALFRSTLFPADGTLVKGSNLKEITEELLSIIRK encoded by the coding sequence CTGACCGTGCTGGTGGCAAGTTACCTGCACTATGTGAAAGGGATGAATGTGGCGGTGGTGGATTGCGACTACCCGCAACACAGCATTGCCGAGATGAGAAAACGTGACCTGAAAACGGTCATGGAGGACGAGCATTACAAGCTGATGGCGTACAGACAACTGCAACGGATAAGGAAGAAAGCCTATCCGATAGCGGAGAGTACGGCTGAGGACGCTGTCACGAAAGCGGACGAACTGCTGGAAAAGATGCCGGAAACAGACATCGTGTTCTTCGACTTGCCGGGCACGGTAAACAGTACGGGCGTGTTGAACACGCTGGTGAACATGGACTATGTCTTTTCCCCCATTGCCGCTGACAGGGTGGTGATGGAAAGCACACTCCGCTTTGCGAGCCGGCTGAATGACACGCTGATCGCTACGGGCAAGACGAATATCAAAGGGCTGTACCTGCTGTGGAACATGGTGGACGGCCGGGAGAAATCGGAACTGTACAAAGTGTATGAACAGGTGATCGGCGAGCTGGGACTGAAAGTGCTGAAGACCTTCCTGCCGGACAGCAAACGGTTCCGCCGTGAGCTGACAGGGGGACATAGGGCATTGTTCCGTTCCACGCTGTTCCCCGCAGACGGTACGCTGGTCAAAGGCAGCAACCTGAAAGAGATTACGGAAGAGCTGTTGTCCATTATCAGGAAGTAG
- the mobA gene encoding conjugal transfer protein MobA produces the protein MNNEKKRPRTRGKGGRLPKPNPAIRRETVNLDEAGHARFLTMFEQSGLLSKSKFIAARIFNEEFRVIRTDRATMEYVVKLTELFRQFRAIGVNYNQAVKELHIHFTEKKALALLYRLEKLTLELVELNRRIVELSQKLASHGSQDQRG, from the coding sequence ATGAACAACGAGAAAAAGCGTCCCCGCACACGGGGAAAAGGGGGCAGGTTACCCAAGCCGAACCCGGCCATCCGCCGTGAGACGGTCAATCTGGACGAAGCCGGCCATGCACGGTTTCTCACCATGTTTGAGCAGTCCGGTCTGTTGTCCAAATCCAAGTTCATCGCAGCACGGATCTTCAACGAAGAGTTCAGGGTGATCCGGACAGACCGTGCCACAATGGAGTATGTAGTCAAGCTCACGGAACTGTTCCGGCAGTTCCGTGCCATAGGAGTGAATTACAATCAGGCAGTCAAGGAATTGCACATCCATTTCACTGAAAAGAAAGCATTGGCACTGCTCTACAGACTTGAAAAGCTCACCCTTGAACTCGTAGAGCTGAACCGCCGGATTGTCGAACTTTCCCAAAAACTCGCCTCACATGGTAGCCAGGATCAGCGTGGGTAA
- the mobB gene encoding conjugal transfer protein MobB, translating into MVARISVGKNLYGALAYNQNKVDEDGAKVLSAHLLRYPEDGRFRPDESMRQFLEWMPNHYRTEKPVIHISLNPHPDDVLTDSQLAEIGREYMQQLGYGNQPYLVFKHEDIGRHHIHIVSLRVDSEGRKVSDKFEYRRSKEITELLEQKYGLHPAEGQKKGEEWQLKPVDVAKGDIKRQIACTVKPLIQLYRFRTMGELRALLSLYNIGVEEVKGEIGGRTYHGILYTALDGNGETAATPIKSSRLGRMTGAQQLDKKMQEFAAKIKSDPCRERLRPLVADALRQSVDERDFRDRLAKEQIDLVLRRNGTDRIYGVTFIDHRSRTVLNGSRLGKEFSANMLNGHFQEQPPNSLSPLLPPVPSAVASGNGEKIPGGLLSDMEPELNYVPRHPRLLKPDKKKCRRRYGRQD; encoded by the coding sequence ATGGTAGCCAGGATCAGCGTGGGTAAGAACTTGTACGGCGCACTGGCCTACAATCAGAACAAGGTCGATGAAGACGGGGCAAAAGTCCTTTCGGCACATCTCCTCCGCTATCCCGAAGACGGGCGCTTCCGTCCGGATGAATCCATGCGGCAGTTTCTCGAATGGATGCCGAACCATTACCGCACCGAGAAGCCGGTCATACACATCTCCCTCAATCCGCATCCCGACGACGTGCTGACCGACAGCCAGCTGGCGGAAATCGGCAGGGAATACATGCAGCAGCTCGGTTACGGTAACCAGCCCTATCTTGTCTTCAAGCACGAGGACATCGGCCGGCATCATATCCACATCGTTTCCCTGCGTGTCGACAGTGAGGGAAGGAAGGTTTCCGACAAGTTCGAATACCGCCGCAGCAAGGAGATTACCGAACTTCTGGAACAGAAATACGGACTGCATCCGGCGGAAGGTCAGAAGAAAGGCGAAGAGTGGCAGCTGAAGCCGGTAGATGTTGCCAAAGGGGACATCAAACGGCAGATCGCCTGTACGGTCAAACCCCTGATCCAACTTTACCGTTTCCGCACAATGGGCGAACTCCGTGCCCTGCTTTCCCTGTATAATATAGGTGTGGAAGAAGTGAAGGGGGAAATTGGTGGACGCACCTACCACGGCATACTCTATACCGCTTTGGACGGCAACGGCGAAACGGCGGCCACTCCCATAAAGTCCTCCCGGCTGGGCAGAATGACCGGTGCACAGCAGCTGGATAAGAAGATGCAGGAATTCGCTGCAAAGATCAAGTCCGATCCGTGCCGTGAACGGCTTCGACCGTTAGTGGCCGACGCTTTGCGCCAGTCCGTGGACGAACGGGATTTCCGTGACCGCCTGGCGAAAGAACAGATAGACTTGGTTCTCCGCCGCAACGGAACCGACAGGATTTACGGCGTTACCTTTATAGACCACCGCAGCCGCACCGTACTTAACGGCTCACGTCTGGGCAAGGAATTCTCGGCGAACATGCTCAACGGACACTTTCAGGAACAGCCGCCAAATTCCCTGTCGCCACTTCTGCCGCCCGTTCCGTCCGCTGTGGCTTCCGGAAACGGGGAAAAAATTCCGGGAGGGTTGCTTTCCGATATGGAGCCGGAGCTGAACTATGTCCCCCGGCATCCCAGGCTCCTGAAGCCCGACAAGAAGAAATGCCGCCGGCGTTACGGTCGTCAGGACTGA
- the mobC gene encoding conjugal transfer protein MobC has translation MMSQEDDLRGLAKVMDFMRALSVLFVVVNIYWFCYPSIREWNVNIGVVDRILLNFQRTTGLFGSILWTKLFSVTFLALSCLGTKGVKEEKIKWVHIWTALSAGVVLFFFNWWLLCLPVPLLARTAFYIFTLAVGYLCLLAAGVWISRLLKQNLMDDVFNNENESFMQETRLIENEYSVNLPTRFYYGKKWNDGWINVVNPFRASIVLGTPGSGKSFAVVNSYIKQQIEKGYAAYIYDFKFPDLSTIAYNHLIGHLEGYKVPPKFYVINFDDPSRSHRCNPLNPKFMTDISDAYESSYSIMLNLNRSWAAKQGDFFVESPTILFAAIIWFLRVYKDGRYCTFPHAVEFLNKPYEQIFPIMSSYPELENYLSPFLDAWLAGAADQLMGQIASAKIPLSRMISPALYWVMSADEFSLDINNPDEPKILCIGNNPDRQAIYGAALGLYNSRIVKIVNKKGRLKSSIIIDELPTIFIKGLDNLIATARSNKVAVLLGFQDFSQLIRDYTDKEAKVIINTVGNIFSGQVVGETAKTLSERFGKILQKRHSISINRQDVSTSISTQMDSLIPPSKISGLTQGMFVGSVADNFGERIEQKIFHCEIVVDAKKIAEEEKAYQKIPVITGFVDGEGVNHMKEMVQENYNRIKEDVRRIVADELERIAADPNLRHLLELNK, from the coding sequence ATTATGTCACAAGAAGATGATCTCAGGGGACTGGCGAAAGTCATGGACTTTATGCGTGCCCTCAGCGTATTATTCGTAGTTGTCAATATCTATTGGTTCTGCTATCCGTCCATCCGGGAATGGAACGTCAATATCGGAGTGGTGGACAGGATTCTGCTGAACTTCCAGCGCACGACCGGATTGTTCGGCTCCATCCTTTGGACAAAGCTTTTCTCCGTTACCTTCCTTGCCCTCTCGTGTCTGGGCACGAAGGGTGTAAAGGAGGAAAAAATCAAATGGGTGCATATCTGGACAGCCCTTTCCGCAGGTGTCGTCCTCTTCTTTTTCAACTGGTGGCTGCTCTGCCTGCCCGTACCGTTATTGGCACGCACCGCCTTTTATATATTCACTCTTGCTGTCGGCTATCTCTGCCTGCTCGCCGCCGGTGTATGGATTTCCCGCCTGCTCAAACAGAACCTCATGGACGATGTGTTCAACAACGAGAACGAAAGTTTCATGCAGGAAACAAGGCTTATCGAAAATGAATATTCCGTAAATCTGCCGACACGGTTCTATTATGGCAAGAAGTGGAACGACGGATGGATCAATGTCGTGAACCCTTTCCGTGCCTCCATCGTGCTGGGAACGCCCGGTTCGGGCAAGTCCTTTGCGGTGGTGAACTCCTACATCAAACAGCAGATAGAGAAAGGCTATGCCGCCTATATCTACGATTTCAAGTTTCCCGACCTCTCCACCATTGCTTACAACCACCTGATCGGTCATTTGGAGGGGTATAAAGTGCCGCCGAAGTTCTATGTCATAAACTTCGACGATCCCTCACGCAGCCACCGCTGCAATCCCCTCAATCCGAAGTTCATGACCGACATCTCCGATGCTTACGAGAGTTCATACAGCATCATGCTCAACCTCAACCGGTCGTGGGCGGCGAAGCAGGGCGATTTCTTCGTCGAGTCGCCCACCATTCTCTTTGCCGCCATCATCTGGTTCCTGCGGGTGTATAAGGACGGCAGGTATTGTACCTTCCCCCATGCCGTCGAGTTCCTTAACAAGCCCTACGAGCAGATTTTTCCCATCATGTCCTCCTATCCCGAACTGGAGAACTACCTCAGCCCCTTCCTCGATGCGTGGCTGGCGGGAGCTGCCGACCAGCTCATGGGCCAGATCGCCAGTGCGAAGATTCCCCTGTCCCGCATGATCTCGCCGGCACTCTATTGGGTGATGTCCGCCGACGAGTTCTCTTTGGACATCAACAATCCCGACGAGCCGAAAATCCTCTGCATAGGCAACAATCCCGACCGGCAGGCGATCTACGGTGCTGCGCTCGGCCTGTACAACAGCCGTATTGTAAAGATTGTCAACAAGAAGGGCAGGTTGAAGAGTTCCATCATCATCGACGAGCTACCCACCATCTTCATCAAGGGACTGGACAACCTGATAGCCACCGCACGCAGCAACAAGGTCGCTGTGCTGCTCGGCTTTCAGGATTTCAGCCAGCTTATCCGTGACTATACCGACAAGGAGGCGAAGGTGATCATCAACACGGTAGGCAACATATTTTCAGGACAGGTCGTAGGGGAAACGGCCAAAACCCTCAGCGAGAGGTTCGGCAAGATACTTCAGAAACGCCACTCCATCTCCATCAACCGGCAGGACGTTTCCACCTCCATATCCACCCAAATGGACAGTCTCATTCCACCCAGCAAGATCAGCGGACTGACACAGGGAATGTTCGTCGGCTCCGTAGCCGACAACTTCGGGGAGAGGATTGAACAGAAAATCTTCCACTGCGAGATTGTCGTCGATGCCAAGAAAATAGCCGAAGAGGAAAAGGCATATCAGAAGATACCCGTTATCACCGGCTTCGTGGACGGTGAAGGGGTGAATCACATGAAGGAAATGGTACAGGAAAACTACAACCGGATCAAGGAGGATGTCAGACGGATCGTGGCCGACGAGCTGGAGCGCATCGCCGCAGATCCCAACCTCAGACATCTTCTGGAACTGAACAAATAA
- a CDS encoding RteC domain-containing protein, protein MELFTFIPYFLLLEREESDRNTLANANTEFIREVYELQRVEKDVTLVFFQLQYLSCKLVILREHYRTAQKEHLPCYAYIIGTLEYLKGLLDRCRFIHKCGSAIAPACLPTTEGDPPVCWTAEVICLMELLYACHELKMFNGGEVTLGRVVEYVCHVLGVNVKNASSYYARMRRRKAGDRTYFIDRLREVLLKRMEDDDEGHRRRNR, encoded by the coding sequence ATGGAACTGTTTACTTTTATCCCTTATTTCCTGTTACTGGAGCGAGAAGAGAGTGACAGGAATACACTGGCAAACGCCAACACCGAGTTCATCCGTGAGGTCTATGAGCTGCAACGTGTGGAAAAGGATGTTACGCTCGTCTTTTTCCAGCTGCAATATCTAAGTTGCAAACTGGTCATTCTGCGTGAGCATTACCGCACAGCACAAAAAGAGCACTTGCCCTGCTATGCCTATATCATTGGTACGCTGGAGTACCTGAAAGGTCTGCTGGACAGATGCAGGTTCATTCATAAGTGCGGTTCCGCCATCGCTCCGGCATGTCTGCCGACTACAGAGGGTGATCCCCCGGTCTGCTGGACGGCAGAGGTCATCTGCCTGATGGAACTGCTGTATGCCTGCCACGAGCTGAAGATGTTCAACGGCGGTGAGGTGACACTCGGGCGTGTGGTGGAATACGTCTGCCATGTGCTGGGGGTGAACGTGAAGAATGCCTCGAGCTACTACGCGCGGATGCGGCGGCGTAAGGCGGGAGACAGAACCTACTTCATCGACCGCCTGCGTGAAGTTCTGCTCAAACGGATGGAAGACGATGACGAGGGGCACAGGAGACGCAATCGATGA
- a CDS encoding helix-turn-helix transcriptional regulator has translation MAEPDLLELFRKHAQDGQKEMVSLFCNDVRRLSRTKKIKRLLVLGRYAGNSELCGHVLRVLEMLPELPGMACPAYRGVLVLLFLSRDRDVLCRLRENVVLPCRKRGRTEEMLWLCEILYAIGPSVSLYDIYREVCLYFYLERRKQLRGYSTCVSELDFQFAERRLRILSVAVFRLKVIFYSPGVYSVGTLSLLCRMSYSAFRNRFLSVYGLPPGRWLRNRRIKRICLDIKYNHGLSLGEISERNGFSSASRLCEFCKRNMGCTPGRLKQALAHRWRSK, from the coding sequence ATGGCGGAGCCTGATCTTCTGGAACTGTTCAGAAAGCATGCGCAGGATGGGCAGAAAGAGATGGTCAGCCTGTTTTGCAATGATGTGAGAAGACTCTCCCGGACGAAGAAGATAAAGAGGCTGCTCGTGTTGGGAAGGTACGCAGGGAACTCTGAACTTTGCGGGCATGTGCTCCGTGTGCTGGAGATGCTGCCGGAACTCCCCGGCATGGCTTGTCCTGCATACAGGGGCGTTCTGGTATTGCTCTTCCTTTCACGGGACAGGGATGTTTTGTGCAGGTTGCGGGAGAATGTCGTCCTGCCATGCCGCAAGAGGGGACGTACGGAGGAAATGCTTTGGCTTTGTGAGATTTTGTATGCTATAGGCCCATCTGTTTCCCTGTATGATATTTACAGGGAGGTTTGTCTGTACTTCTATCTGGAACGGAGGAAACAACTCCGGGGATATTCCACTTGTGTCAGTGAACTGGACTTTCAGTTCGCAGAAAGGCGGTTGAGGATATTGTCCGTCGCCGTATTTCGTCTGAAAGTTATTTTTTACAGCCCCGGCGTGTATTCCGTCGGTACACTCTCCCTGCTGTGCCGTATGAGTTATTCGGCCTTCAGGAACAGGTTTCTGTCTGTTTACGGGTTGCCCCCGGGACGTTGGCTAAGGAATCGGCGAATAAAACGCATATGTCTGGATATAAAATATAATCATGGACTTTCACTGGGAGAAATATCGGAGAGGAACGGATTTTCATCAGCAAGCCGTCTGTGTGAATTCTGTAAAAGAAACATGGGATGCACTCCGGGGAGGCTGAAGCAGGCACTGGCTCACCGGTGGCGGAGCAAATAA
- a CDS encoding IbrB-like domain-containing protein — protein MDNEFTSPVYGVKAVPVERIRANSYNPNVTAPPEMRLLELSIWEDGYTMPCVCYYIEKEDVYELVDGYHRYKVMMTSPRIYKRENGLLPVTVIRKDLAERMASTIRHNRARGMHKIELMTRLVGELTRSGMSDSWIRRNLGMDKDELLRLKQISGLAELFADKEFRKAVE, from the coding sequence ATGGACAATGAATTTACCAGTCCCGTGTATGGCGTCAAGGCTGTACCGGTGGAAAGGATCAGGGCGAATTCCTATAATCCCAACGTGACGGCCCCTCCTGAGATGCGGCTTTTGGAACTCTCGATTTGGGAGGATGGGTACACGATGCCGTGCGTGTGTTATTACATTGAGAAAGAGGATGTGTACGAGCTTGTGGACGGCTATCACAGGTATAAGGTCATGATGACCTCGCCCAGAATATACAAGCGGGAGAACGGACTGTTACCCGTTACCGTCATCCGTAAGGATCTGGCCGAGCGTATGGCCTCTACCATCCGCCATAACCGTGCCCGTGGAATGCATAAGATCGAGCTTATGACACGGCTTGTCGGGGAACTTACGAGGTCGGGCATGTCGGATTCGTGGATACGCAGGAACCTGGGTATGGACAAGGATGAGTTGCTGCGCCTGAAGCAGATATCGGGACTGGCGGAGCTTTTTGCGGATAAGGAATTCCGTAAGGCCGTAGAATAG
- a CDS encoding RNA-directed DNA polymerase, translating to MFEGRMIFDSYSCRRGKGTSQGIARLEHHIRSCTQNYRYSAYILKLDLRGYFMSIRKDRLYDLICKGLERYRRSRKQKECPDMELIDFLLRQIIFRNPQRDCRIRGSAEDWEGLPPTKSLFNSPEGVGLPIGDLTSQLFSNIYLGELDGYVKRVLRCKHYGRYVDDFFIVHPSKRYLKELIPWIREFLKEELELELHPDKIELQHYSRGVAFLGAYVRPYRKYPSKRTAGFFREAVHRLEKESSKGKPAPERLRKMLAVLNSYQGHLKHFRSYALLDRFLRNSPLKEYFYFTGGYRKAGIRSRFLIPIKDTYGRGKEPETFPETGGRIMDNSVIVKIAGAGIVNKHQYMYEMYAYETESTNI from the coding sequence ATGTTTGAGGGCAGAATGATTTTTGACAGTTATTCATGTCGCCGAGGAAAGGGGACAAGTCAGGGAATAGCACGCCTGGAACACCACATACGCAGTTGTACGCAAAATTATCGTTATAGTGCCTATATATTAAAACTGGACTTAAGGGGGTATTTCATGAGTATCAGGAAGGATCGTCTGTACGATCTTATCTGCAAGGGACTGGAACGATATAGAAGAAGCCGGAAACAAAAAGAATGCCCGGATATGGAACTGATAGATTTCCTGCTAAGACAGATTATATTCAGAAATCCCCAGCGGGATTGCCGGATACGGGGTAGCGCGGAAGATTGGGAAGGACTTCCACCCACGAAAAGTTTGTTCAATTCTCCGGAAGGTGTGGGACTTCCCATAGGAGATTTGACATCCCAGCTGTTCAGTAACATCTATTTGGGGGAGTTGGATGGATATGTGAAGCGTGTTTTACGCTGTAAACATTACGGGCGTTATGTGGATGATTTTTTTATTGTCCATCCAAGCAAACGCTATCTAAAGGAACTGATTCCATGGATACGGGAATTCTTGAAGGAAGAATTGGAGTTGGAGTTGCATCCGGATAAAATCGAATTGCAGCATTACAGTCGTGGTGTGGCTTTTCTGGGAGCGTATGTGAGACCGTACAGGAAATATCCGTCAAAACGTACCGCAGGATTTTTTCGGGAAGCGGTACACAGGCTGGAAAAAGAGAGTTCCAAAGGAAAACCCGCTCCGGAAAGACTGCGAAAGATGTTGGCTGTGCTAAACTCCTACCAGGGGCATTTGAAGCATTTCAGATCATACGCTCTGCTGGATAGGTTCTTGCGTAATTCACCTTTGAAAGAATATTTCTATTTTACGGGAGGTTATAGAAAAGCCGGTATTAGGAGTCGTTTTCTGATCCCTATAAAAGATACGTACGGGAGAGGAAAAGAACCCGAAACTTTTCCTGAAACCGGGGGGCGGATTATGGATAATAGCGTAATCGTGAAGATAGCGGGGGCAGGAATAGTAAATAAGCACCAGTATATGTATGAAATGTATGCCTATGAAACTGAAAGTACGAATATTTGA
- a CDS encoding four helix bundle protein, whose protein sequence is MAVYDNLPVYKAAYDLLRSVYEKTGKIPRDVKYTLVEVLKKDLTEIMVMIYRANATTGKLPYIERARDLVVGVKVRLRLLQDMRHISVKQYAAFAQQVELLSKQLSAWHDYARRQDAKSQEKI, encoded by the coding sequence GTGGCAGTTTATGATAATTTGCCTGTGTATAAGGCTGCATATGACTTGTTAAGGAGTGTGTATGAGAAGACGGGAAAGATTCCCCGTGATGTGAAATATACACTGGTGGAGGTGTTGAAAAAGGATCTGACCGAGATTATGGTAATGATATACAGGGCTAATGCTACGACTGGAAAACTTCCGTATATTGAACGGGCAAGAGATCTGGTTGTAGGAGTCAAGGTCCGTTTAAGACTGTTGCAAGATATGCGGCATATCAGTGTGAAGCAGTATGCGGCGTTTGCCCAACAGGTGGAGTTGCTGTCGAAGCAATTGTCGGCTTGGCATGATTATGCACGGAGACAGGACGCAAAGAGTCAAGAAAAAATATAA